The following coding sequences are from one Paramormyrops kingsleyae isolate MSU_618 chromosome 21, PKINGS_0.4, whole genome shotgun sequence window:
- the LOC111846492 gene encoding dmX-like protein 2 produces the protein MNCETVCNGREAFILKCRSPKATGSTFQHRQTLERMSKFDGPPPNYIKTYPADISVEGSPAVLRHKAMLEPDNTPFKTKHHLWFPVRRLWHFLVKQEILQEILIRYIFSKKRKQTEIRGEFHSSCCVRTNRQTCGGIATHTLQSFRVGRVVQGSRLD, from the exons ATGAATTGCGAAACGGTATGTAACGGGAGGgaggcttttattttgaagtgtCGAAGCCCAAAAGCCACCGGAAGTACGTTTCAGCACCGGCAGACTCTGGAGAGGATGAGTAAGTTTGATGGGCCGCCACCCAATTACATCAAAACCTACCCGGCTGACATCAGCGTGGAGGGCAGTCCGGCTGTCCTCCGGCACAAGGCCATGTTGGAGCCCGATAACACACCTTTTAA GACGAAACACCACTTATGGTTTCCTGTAAGGCGTCTGTGGCACTTCTTGGTCAAACAGGAAATCCTCCAGGAGATTCTGATCCGATATATCTTCAGTAAGAAGCGGAAGCAGACTGAG ATACGGGGAGAGTTTCACTCCTCATGCTGCGTGCGCACCAATCGGCAGACGTGTGGAGGGATCGCGACCCACACGCTCCAGTCTTTCCGTGTGGGGCGGGTGGTGCAGGGCAGCAGGCTGGATTAG